Proteins from a genomic interval of Pectinophora gossypiella chromosome 28, ilPecGoss1.1, whole genome shotgun sequence:
- the LOC126379215 gene encoding leucine-rich repeat-containing protein 34, whose translation MPLSKRERKCICDTDHLLGQITGVPEPLKSTEVNKIRLSLFTERNSDGTGYLVLRGKDLHDRYKKRIRDSDIRAICLYIRESPRRITKLDLCYNEITDVGFFKLLKKLLIKGRSSIINLNIMNNNITAKSIEYLARYAEYVKLRYLRLNGNDFGTIGGGYFKEFLLKNSTVEYVDIGQTDQTLTNVAQIITALRPEHGGNTTVKVLDFSRIVPLFNRYSYETKWLAYHIEYLLERNTTVIELHLQKNQFIGHDMEYFARGLRMNNTLLYLDLGYNRIGEYGIELLAKYLAEGPQLILLNVAGNGIKNTGARALSFGLPYSKVRALDISHNKITDRGILDILNTLRKPYYMRFLNLWGNKFGHLPCSVIKRMLENGILFQHTIDVWIYEVDDVLHAAYYPNPADRNKHLYYCELEYGHAQPIYHITRNAILEPEDVKVDCQHMHKLGKTSKNTF comes from the exons ATGCCGTTGAGTAAAAGAGAGAGGAAATGTATCTGCGACACAGACCACCTTCTAGGCCAGATCACCGGAGTGCCAGAACCTTTGAAGAGTACTGAGGTTAACAAGATCCGGCTGAGTTTGTTCACGGAGAGGAATTCTGATGGCACGGGATACTTGGTTTTGAGAG GTAAAGACCTGCATGATCGATATAAGAAAAGGATCAGAGATTCAGACATCAGAGCCATATGTTTATACATACGAGAATCCCCAAGACGAATAACCAAATTGGATCTTTGCTACAACGAAATAACGGACGTAGGTTTCTTCAAACTTCTCAAAAAGTTGTTAATAAAAGGCCGTTCCAGCATCATAAACTTAAACATTATGAACAATAACATAACTGCGAAATCTATAGAATACTTAGCAAGATACGCGGAGTACGTAAAGTTGAGATATTTGAGGCTAAACGGGAACGATTTTGGCACAATCGGCGGGGGTTATTTCAAAGAGTTTTTACTTAAAAACTCCACCGTTGAATACGTGGACATCGGTCAAACAGACCAAACTCTAACAAACGTAGCACAAATCATCACAGCTCTAAGACCGGAGCACGGAGGTAACACGACAGTGAAAGTGTTAGATTTCAGCAGAATCGTACCTTTATTCAACAGATATTCTTACGAAACAAAATGGCTGGCGTACCATATAGAGTACCTTCTCGAACGCAACACAACAGTTATAGAACTACACTTACAGAAAAACCAATTTATAGGGCACGATATGGAGTATTTCGCGAGGGGATTACGAATGAACAACACTTTATTGTATTTAGACTTAGGTTACAATAGAATTGGGGAATACGGCATAGAATTACTAGCGAAATATCTAGCCGAAGGCCCGCAGTTGATTTTACTAAATGTGGCGGGAAACGGGATTAAAAATACTGGGGCTAGAGCGCTAAGTTTCGGGTTGCCATACTCAAAAGTTCGCGCGCTCGATATTTCTCACAATAAAATCACCGACAGGGGTATTCTGGATATTTTGAACACGTTAAGAAAACCGTATTACATGCGATTTTTGAATCTTTGGGGCAACAAATTTGGACATTTACCCTGTTCAGTTATAAAAAGAATGTTGGAAAATGGGATTCTGTTTCAACACACTATTGACGTGTGGATATACGAAGTGGATGATGTTTTACACGCCGCGTATTATCCTAATCCCGCTGATAGGAATAAGCATCTATATTATTGCGAATTAGAATATGGACACGCTCAACCGATTTATCATATTACAAGAAATGCGATACTTGAACCAGAAGATGTGAAAGTTGATTGTCAACACATGCATAAATTGGGTAAAACATccaaaaatactttttga